In Methanococcoides sp. LMO-2, a single window of DNA contains:
- a CDS encoding methylamine methyltransferase corrinoid protein reductive activase, with protein MRTGIAIDLGTSGFRAQKVDLDSGEIKRTVITMRNPLPGANVMDHLDFAMTYGQDKAHGLVINAFRHIVDELEPEGGKVERIAICGNPIQLSLFQGIPIDDLAYAGERKKQLMNIQEQERDAAIVDSTDIKGLEDLDCKVVIPPAIKHEVGADALALIVKSGMLDSDDISIATDYGTNAEMALKVGNVIYTGSAAAGPALEGQEIGDGSIARPFVISDIEFNDGNLRNFVLDEEMNTVSGSLVSYKNGAVVEEGAIKATGITGTGVIALIDEAMNNGIIQLPSVKTSDKMLYLQDGVKFTEKDLVEAGRAIGAIRAGHVTLCNAAGISMEDVQVAYMSGAAGTYMDALKAHRIGMIPYNVANVCQIGNTSLIVAKEILMSEDRLWELQNIAREIVGTHVMFATDEAFKEAYILELSYWNEGMPFKALKKFLKKKGLPTLDVVKAAPEVEKRVVKDIPDLGDEGLHVLEQVGTYLRMEVEGCIDCHKCMEVCPNDALEEEDCNVSIRTDLCDGAHCQKCIHACPEDVLDWNKLNVIG; from the coding sequence ATGCGAACAGGAATTGCAATAGACCTTGGAACAAGCGGTTTCAGGGCGCAAAAAGTGGATTTGGATAGTGGTGAGATCAAGAGGACCGTCATTACAATGAGGAATCCTCTTCCGGGTGCTAATGTAATGGACCATTTGGATTTTGCGATGACATATGGACAGGATAAGGCACATGGGCTTGTAATCAATGCGTTCAGGCACATTGTTGATGAACTTGAACCTGAGGGTGGCAAAGTTGAAAGGATAGCCATTTGCGGGAACCCGATACAACTGTCACTTTTCCAGGGAATTCCTATTGATGATCTTGCATATGCAGGTGAAAGAAAGAAGCAACTGATGAATATTCAGGAGCAGGAGCGTGATGCTGCAATTGTTGACAGCACTGATATAAAAGGTCTCGAGGATCTTGACTGCAAGGTTGTTATCCCTCCTGCTATCAAACATGAGGTCGGTGCTGATGCTCTCGCACTGATCGTAAAATCTGGCATGCTTGACTCCGATGATATTTCTATAGCAACCGATTACGGAACCAATGCGGAGATGGCCCTTAAGGTTGGAAACGTGATCTATACAGGATCTGCAGCTGCAGGTCCTGCACTTGAAGGGCAGGAGATCGGAGATGGCAGTATTGCCCGTCCTTTCGTTATCTCAGATATCGAGTTTAATGATGGAAACCTGCGAAACTTTGTCCTCGATGAGGAGATGAACACTGTATCAGGATCTCTTGTGAGCTACAAGAACGGTGCTGTGGTGGAGGAAGGTGCCATTAAAGCAACCGGGATTACAGGTACAGGAGTTATTGCACTCATCGATGAGGCTATGAACAACGGCATCATCCAGCTTCCTAGCGTTAAAACAAGCGATAAGATGCTATATCTTCAGGATGGAGTCAAATTCACGGAAAAAGACCTTGTAGAAGCAGGAAGGGCTATTGGTGCCATACGTGCAGGTCATGTGACTCTCTGTAATGCTGCAGGTATATCCATGGAAGATGTGCAGGTAGCTTACATGTCCGGTGCAGCGGGCACATATATGGATGCATTGAAAGCGCATCGTATCGGCATGATTCCATACAACGTTGCAAATGTGTGCCAGATCGGTAACACTTCCCTTATCGTTGCAAAGGAGATCCTGATGTCGGAAGACAGATTATGGGAACTCCAGAATATAGCAAGGGAGATCGTTGGTACTCATGTGATGTTCGCAACAGATGAGGCATTTAAAGAAGCTTACATCCTTGAGCTTTCTTACTGGAACGAAGGAATGCCTTTCAAGGCCCTGAAAAAGTTCCTGAAGAAAAAGGGACTCCCTACACTTGATGTTGTAAAGGCTGCTCCTGAGGTCGAAAAGCGTGTTGTGAAAGATATTCCTGACCTTGGTGATGAGGGTCTGCATGTTCTTGAACAGGTTGGCACCTATCTCAGGATGGAAGTAGAGGGATGTATCGATTGTCACAAGTGTATGGAAGTCTGTCCAAACGATGCCCTTGAAGAAGAGGATTGCAATGTCAGCATACGAACTGATCTTTGTGATGGAGCACATTGCCAGAAATGTATCCATGCATGTCCTGAGGATGTTCTTGACTGGAACAAGCTCAATGTGATAGGCTAA
- a CDS encoding DUF58 domain-containing protein, translated as MSDRKHRIEVDFFRQLDRFTFMVRKRVSSAYAGSRRSTHSGRGLDTLGYVEYHPGDDIKSIDWNVYARSEKLYVREFEEDKSVTTHILLDASNSMDYTTGEFTKYEYGAMLAAGFAYLVTKDNDKFGISTYAEDIEISQTHRGRRYLLRDIDRMAEVELEGKTALNKCVEQYEKVIHSRSLVVIISDFMEDISSIESAIYRLSHHDLMLIQVLDPSESDLSMHGHVKLFDLETDDELKTYLSNNFKDKYQEELQAHIDGIRNICDHVGADFFTFTTDTPVFDAFFHTINGRKV; from the coding sequence ATGAGTGACAGGAAACACAGGATCGAGGTGGATTTCTTCCGCCAGCTGGACCGCTTTACCTTCATGGTAAGAAAGCGGGTATCCAGTGCCTATGCCGGAAGCAGACGTTCAACCCATAGCGGTCGCGGTCTTGATACCCTCGGATATGTTGAATATCATCCGGGAGACGATATCAAATCCATTGACTGGAACGTATATGCAAGGTCCGAGAAACTCTATGTGAGGGAGTTCGAAGAGGACAAATCCGTAACCACACACATACTGCTGGACGCCAGTAACAGCATGGACTATACTACCGGAGAGTTCACAAAATACGAGTATGGAGCCATGCTTGCAGCCGGTTTTGCATATCTTGTCACCAAGGACAACGACAAGTTCGGCATATCAACTTACGCCGAGGACATCGAAATATCGCAGACACACAGGGGCAGGCGCTACCTTCTCAGGGATATCGACAGGATGGCAGAGGTCGAGCTTGAAGGTAAGACCGCACTGAACAAATGTGTGGAGCAGTACGAGAAAGTAATCCATTCACGTTCCCTTGTCGTCATTATCTCAGATTTCATGGAAGACATCAGCTCCATTGAATCCGCCATTTACCGATTATCACATCACGACCTAATGCTCATACAGGTGTTGGACCCATCCGAGAGCGATCTTTCCATGCACGGTCATGTGAAGCTCTTTGACCTTGAGACGGATGATGAACTGAAGACCTACCTGAGCAATAATTTCAAGGACAAATACCAGGAAGAACTTCAGGCACACATCGATGGCATCCGAAACATCTGCGACCATGTCGGCGCCGATTTCTTTACGTTCACAACCGATACTCCGGTATTTGATGCATTCTTCCACACAATTAACGGGAGGAAGGTCTGA
- a CDS encoding DUF7502 family protein, whose product MDIDGFIKKQESAVNKYHRIYKILDFSIIALISFSLLKILNIDLLLFTYRTFELYADSTYGPGDAIPAGSLLLAAISIIVALVLTIAIHIRDKKVQIVSLIEKKFPPLNERLRTAKDNKNIHNIIVDELMGNVLDIASKVNTSELLEKKRFKASMALLVASLVIFAFVNVSDYRSDVDPDDLAEIIGDLPFIPDKENATSPDESFTLDSDTGNGGEEDLMGEPAIIVVEGEEVDLSLPPGAGTGFSAGEEGEEQPPEFESSSAYEVGLISSPAYYEQLPEGYENLIKEYFEEMTKN is encoded by the coding sequence ATGGATATTGATGGATTTATTAAAAAACAGGAATCTGCGGTCAATAAATATCACCGTATCTACAAGATACTGGACTTTTCCATTATCGCATTGATATCTTTTAGCCTGCTGAAGATACTGAACATCGACCTTTTGCTTTTCACATACAGGACCTTTGAACTCTATGCGGATTCAACATATGGCCCCGGTGATGCCATCCCTGCAGGAAGCCTTTTACTTGCAGCAATATCCATCATCGTTGCCCTCGTTCTGACCATTGCCATACATATCAGGGATAAAAAAGTACAGATAGTATCACTTATCGAGAAAAAGTTCCCGCCTCTGAACGAGAGGCTTCGTACAGCGAAAGACAACAAGAACATTCACAACATCATTGTTGATGAACTCATGGGCAACGTCCTTGACATTGCCTCAAAGGTCAACACATCAGAGCTTCTCGAGAAAAAGAGATTCAAGGCCAGCATGGCCCTGCTTGTTGCATCCCTTGTGATCTTCGCTTTCGTGAACGTTAGCGACTATCGTTCGGATGTTGACCCAGATGATCTTGCAGAGATTATAGGGGATCTTCCATTCATACCCGATAAAGAGAATGCTACATCTCCTGATGAGTCATTTACACTTGACAGTGACACGGGGAACGGCGGGGAGGAAGATCTCATGGGTGAACCGGCTATAATAGTGGTCGAGGGAGAGGAAGTAGACCTGTCGCTACCACCAGGAGCAGGAACCGGATTTTCCGCAGGAGAGGAAGGTGAGGAACAGCCGCCTGAATTTGAGAGCTCTTCAGCCTACGAGGTAGGACTGATCTCATCCCCTGCCTATTATGAACAACTCCCTGAAGGTTATGAGAATCTCATAAAGGAATACTTCGAGGAGATGACTAAGAACTAA
- a CDS encoding MoxR family ATPase, translating to MNSNDAGSGELERVYRGAGDAFAALFNEISKVIVGQKDTVEQIVIAILCNGHALMESNPGLGKTLTVSTISRTMDLDFSRIQCTPDLMPADITGTHIIEERGGSKEFKFEPGPVFSNIVLADEINRASPKTQSALLEAMQEKQVTVGNDTFLLDKPFFLLATQNPIEMEGTFPLPEAQLDRFLLKILLDYPSLEEEKEIVRRYTQYEEPQVRKVLDKRMVLQLQRLTRDMPIADDIKDRAIRIVMATRKWTDFIEYGASPRASIGLILAAKARALVNSRNFVSNEDIEAMAYPILRHRIMLTFESERRGITQDQVIKEILGKVK from the coding sequence ATGAATTCCAATGACGCCGGATCCGGTGAACTTGAACGGGTCTACAGGGGTGCTGGAGATGCCTTTGCAGCACTTTTCAATGAGATATCAAAGGTCATAGTCGGACAGAAGGACACGGTAGAACAGATCGTTATTGCGATCCTGTGTAACGGCCATGCACTGATGGAAAGTAATCCCGGACTTGGAAAGACGCTTACGGTATCCACCATATCCAGAACAATGGACCTCGATTTCAGCAGGATACAGTGTACCCCGGACCTGATGCCTGCAGATATCACAGGTACGCACATCATCGAGGAGAGAGGCGGAAGCAAGGAATTCAAGTTCGAGCCGGGACCGGTATTCTCCAACATCGTCCTTGCAGATGAGATCAACCGTGCTTCACCAAAGACCCAATCTGCATTGCTCGAAGCCATGCAGGAAAAGCAGGTCACCGTTGGTAATGATACTTTCCTGCTTGACAAACCGTTCTTCTTACTTGCAACCCAGAACCCTATCGAGATGGAGGGAACTTTCCCGCTACCGGAAGCACAGCTTGACAGGTTCCTTTTGAAGATCCTGCTGGACTACCCATCCCTTGAAGAGGAAAAAGAGATCGTAAGACGCTACACACAGTACGAGGAACCACAGGTCAGGAAGGTGCTTGACAAGAGAATGGTATTACAGTTGCAGCGCCTTACAAGAGACATGCCAATTGCTGATGACATCAAGGACAGGGCCATCAGGATCGTAATGGCAACACGTAAGTGGACCGACTTCATCGAATACGGTGCATCCCCAAGGGCATCCATCGGACTTATACTTGCAGCAAAGGCACGTGCACTTGTCAACAGCAGGAACTTTGTCAGCAACGAGGACATCGAAGCCATGGCATACCCGATCCTGAGACACAGGATCATGCTAACCTTTGAGTCAGAAAGGCGTGGCATCACACAGGATCAGGTCATCAAGGAAATCCTTGGAAAGGTCAAGTGA
- the mtaA gene encoding methylcobamide:CoM methyltransferase MtaA codes for MTDLTPKERLMKALNQEEVDKTPVVSVTQTATVDLMEQTGAAWPEAHSDPEKMAALSIASHEIAGLEAVRYPYCLTVLAEAMGCEVNMGTQDRQPSVTDHPYPKGVDNLEMPADLLSQGRIPAVLEASKMIREKVGDDIPLIAGMEGPVTLASDLASVKKFMKWSIKKPDDFETILDFATEACIEYANALADAGADVICVPDPVASPDLMNPSTFDTMLKPRLIRFAEGVKCPMVLHVCGNVTPILDMMADCKFEGLSIEEKVEDLKGAISKAGDRAVIVGNVSSPFTLLAGDVAKVKEDSKKALDDGVAVLAPGCGIAPKTPVENIKAMVETRDEYFA; via the coding sequence ATGACCGATCTAACACCAAAAGAAAGATTGATGAAAGCATTAAATCAAGAGGAAGTTGACAAAACCCCTGTAGTGTCCGTAACCCAGACTGCTACTGTAGATCTTATGGAACAGACCGGTGCTGCATGGCCGGAAGCACACAGTGATCCAGAGAAAATGGCAGCACTTTCCATCGCATCACATGAGATTGCTGGTCTGGAAGCTGTCAGGTATCCATATTGTCTTACCGTCCTTGCAGAAGCAATGGGCTGTGAGGTTAACATGGGAACACAGGACAGGCAACCATCCGTAACAGATCACCCATATCCAAAAGGTGTTGACAACCTTGAGATGCCTGCAGATCTGCTTAGCCAGGGAAGGATCCCTGCTGTACTAGAAGCCTCAAAGATGATAAGGGAAAAGGTCGGAGACGACATCCCTCTGATAGCCGGAATGGAAGGCCCTGTAACTCTTGCATCCGATCTTGCAAGTGTCAAGAAGTTCATGAAATGGTCAATCAAGAAACCAGATGACTTTGAGACAATCCTAGACTTTGCAACAGAAGCATGTATCGAATACGCAAATGCACTGGCAGATGCAGGCGCAGATGTGATCTGTGTACCTGACCCTGTAGCATCCCCCGACCTAATGAACCCATCCACATTCGATACTATGCTCAAACCAAGACTAATAAGGTTTGCAGAGGGCGTCAAATGTCCAATGGTACTCCACGTATGTGGTAATGTAACCCCTATCCTTGACATGATGGCAGACTGCAAGTTCGAGGGACTTAGCATTGAAGAGAAGGTCGAAGACCTTAAAGGTGCTATCTCAAAAGCAGGTGACCGAGCGGTTATCGTGGGTAATGTCTCCAGTCCTTTCACATTGCTTGCAGGCGATGTTGCAAAGGTCAAGGAAGACTCAAAGAAAGCTCTCGATGATGGCGTTGCTGTACTGGCTCCAGGCTGTGGTATTGCACCAAAGACACCTGTGGAGAACATTAAGGCAATGGTCGAGACAAGAGACGAATACTTTGCCTGA
- the pheA gene encoding prephenate dehydratase, which produces MIVGVLGPAGSYSDKAAKGWMEKQGISDSSSLLYYDDISDTFSAVIEGKTEIGIIPIENSIEGSVGITLDLLLDSDVTIIGEVVVPIEHCLLSKGKMDDIRVILSHPQALAQCRQFIRTHFRNVEIRTTGSTSHAAKLANEFEEMAAIASKESAEAYGLNILMPNIQDRKQNHTRFIAIRRTDSETGETNTEDACTHKTSIIAYIGNDKAGSLYELLGEFAKRDINLTRIESRPSKRSLGDYLFYIDLEGSTSDAIIKDALYHIESRVSMLKVLGSYNGYQLDS; this is translated from the coding sequence ATGATCGTTGGCGTACTCGGACCGGCAGGATCCTACTCGGATAAAGCTGCAAAAGGCTGGATGGAAAAACAGGGGATATCAGATAGTTCATCCCTTTTGTACTATGATGATATCAGCGACACTTTTTCCGCGGTCATCGAAGGAAAAACGGAGATCGGAATCATCCCCATCGAAAACTCCATTGAAGGCTCAGTCGGTATAACACTTGACCTTTTGCTCGATAGTGATGTTACTATTATAGGAGAGGTCGTGGTACCCATTGAACACTGTCTGTTATCCAAAGGGAAGATGGACGACATCCGAGTCATACTTTCACATCCGCAGGCACTTGCACAGTGCAGGCAGTTCATAAGGACACATTTCAGGAATGTTGAGATACGCACAACAGGAAGTACGTCGCATGCTGCCAAGCTTGCCAACGAGTTCGAGGAAATGGCAGCCATTGCATCGAAGGAATCAGCAGAAGCATACGGTCTTAATATACTGATGCCGAACATCCAGGACCGGAAACAGAACCACACCCGTTTTATCGCGATCCGAAGGACAGACAGTGAGACCGGCGAGACAAACACTGAAGATGCCTGTACCCACAAGACATCCATAATAGCATACATAGGGAATGACAAAGCAGGTTCACTGTATGAGCTTCTCGGGGAATTTGCAAAAAGGGACATCAATCTTACAAGGATCGAATCCAGGCCATCCAAGAGGTCGCTAGGTGACTATCTTTTCTACATCGACCTGGAAGGCAGCACATCCGATGCAATTATAAAAGATGCTCTATATCATATTGAATCCAGAGTGTCCATGCTGAAGGTCCTTGGTTCATATAATGGCTACCAGCTGGATAGCTAA
- a CDS encoding sulfatase-like hydrolase/transferase, which produces MKNGPTSINILVRTLIFLFICNIIFLTAPPASALTHIDVNPTNTPGGAVILIIDGLGSSYVYPEITPYAIDGKTTEKPLVNNINIVSDNGLRALNMLTPSSEGETGHLVIVTGNSGATPAMISQTDATIYDIAHRNNYLAIGILQKGDIPELLTEQDIVVHDITTSINDPQMEVLTHSLYKSEYENLQTSLTEMMETNADLAPSYIDQYKEGSIERYYAYNRWAMDTAIEILGLMHENYPEQKFILTINVGAVDTAGLYRRSEGYADTIEDLDIMIGELYEVAEENGLALIITSDHGMAFQSADGRGGSKSDKYASQPEVLRIPFIVASKNLKSEILEGEFNQQDIAPTILNVLDVPDEMRFSNGRSLASKDYVNFKVILPEAGAVTIYRANETVSRASGDDSYVFYGLNRNEHYIIVVETTGETGNIIERNVFSDTDQVIRFSPSPDISKPVDSPEQKNTLRTFGSVLIVLINLAGLGIIFRIIKK; this is translated from the coding sequence ATGAAAAACGGACCTACATCAATCAATATTTTAGTAAGGACCCTTATATTTCTATTTATTTGTAACATTATTTTCCTTACTGCGCCCCCGGCCAGCGCACTCACCCACATAGATGTAAATCCTACAAATACGCCAGGCGGTGCAGTCATTCTCATAATTGACGGACTTGGTTCATCCTACGTATATCCTGAAATAACGCCTTATGCTATAGACGGGAAAACTACTGAAAAACCACTTGTTAATAACATAAACATTGTATCTGACAATGGTCTCAGAGCACTAAATATGCTAACACCCTCTTCAGAAGGTGAGACAGGCCATCTGGTAATAGTAACAGGAAATTCAGGTGCAACCCCTGCAATGATCTCCCAAACAGATGCTACAATCTATGATATAGCACACAGGAATAATTATCTTGCAATTGGAATACTTCAAAAAGGAGACATTCCGGAATTACTTACAGAACAGGACATAGTAGTGCATGATATCACTACATCCATCAATGACCCTCAAATGGAAGTACTAACACATTCCCTGTATAAGAGCGAATACGAGAACCTGCAAACATCCCTGACAGAGATGATGGAAACAAATGCAGATCTGGCACCAAGTTACATAGATCAATACAAGGAAGGAAGCATTGAACGCTATTATGCATACAACCGCTGGGCCATGGACACTGCTATTGAGATCCTTGGTCTCATGCACGAGAATTACCCTGAGCAGAAATTTATCCTGACCATCAACGTCGGTGCAGTAGATACGGCAGGACTCTATCGCAGGAGTGAAGGTTATGCAGATACCATCGAAGACCTTGACATAATGATTGGTGAACTTTATGAAGTAGCAGAAGAGAATGGCCTGGCATTGATAATAACATCGGACCATGGCATGGCATTCCAGTCCGCAGACGGGAGGGGAGGAAGCAAATCGGATAAATATGCCAGCCAGCCGGAAGTTCTCAGGATACCTTTTATTGTAGCGTCGAAGAACCTGAAGAGTGAAATTCTCGAAGGCGAATTCAACCAACAGGACATTGCACCCACCATACTCAACGTGCTTGACGTTCCTGATGAGATGCGCTTTAGCAACGGCAGGTCGCTCGCCTCGAAGGACTACGTTAATTTTAAGGTCATACTGCCTGAAGCAGGTGCTGTCACAATATACAGAGCAAACGAAACGGTCTCCAGAGCAAGCGGAGATGATTCATACGTGTTCTACGGGCTCAACCGGAATGAGCACTATATTATCGTCGTTGAAACAACAGGAGAGACCGGAAACATTATTGAGAGGAATGTGTTCTCCGACACAGATCAGGTCATCAGATTCAGCCCGTCACCGGATATTTCAAAACCCGTCGATAGCCCTGAGCAAAAAAACACACTACGCACTTTCGGGTCTGTTCTCATAGTACTCATAAACCTGGCAGGACTTGGCATCATCTTCAGGATCATAAAGAAATGA
- a CDS encoding VWA domain-containing protein yields MPFDNTMGLAALASVIPLIILYLLRPKPLQIKIPSLMFLMRAEQKKKRFATLRRLIRDPIFLAQLLVLILLSVAVAGPFYTSEESLSGEHTVFVIDASASMNTDGRFDSATEIAKTYVSKKNSIILAQNIPVTVLEAAGSSATKDALDGMSGKGTVADLSTSITNAMRMLSNEGGRIIVISDFTNWEGEDPVAAKRLAESYGMKVSFVRVGTTTDNVGIIQGWLEAEENSYTYNCVVKNYMETTQKVNIEIETSGSETKKRLTLDVGPFSTSQFKVENLGPGVTELRITRDDSLMTDNTAYISIPSNIQNELLLVTDVKNSPAAVSLSLLPNIRATQSNNVPADLSDYKVIVIDTHQRALTTEEVATLDTFINNGGEALFLASSALDPAAANFDLLKILPVKPIATMESNNGETLKVAQETRLTDDVKFEDIAVYTYLNATLRADAVSLVNTDSDIPMLAYWSVGGGTVMYLGLSDELGEDAWNNFHNLPEYPVLWAKLIAWLGGAGDIGDYNLQTGAISALPNEMDVSTPSGTVTTSRLLYDEAGIYEVSGKDIAVNLYDDMESDTTIDSSGVLERATAQDGSQIVRESTYTAKNYIDIYLIILAMLLVIIEILIIRSRGEL; encoded by the coding sequence ATGCCTTTTGACAATACCATGGGACTTGCAGCCCTTGCGAGCGTGATCCCTCTCATTATACTGTACCTGTTACGCCCAAAGCCCCTTCAGATCAAAATTCCTTCACTGATGTTCCTGATGCGGGCAGAACAGAAGAAAAAGCGATTCGCTACGCTTAGAAGACTTATCAGAGACCCTATATTCCTTGCACAATTACTGGTGCTTATACTATTGTCCGTTGCAGTGGCAGGCCCGTTCTACACATCCGAGGAAAGCCTGAGCGGTGAGCATACTGTCTTTGTGATCGATGCTTCTGCGAGCATGAACACCGACGGAAGGTTTGACAGTGCCACAGAGATCGCAAAGACATATGTCAGCAAGAAGAACAGCATTATCCTTGCTCAGAACATTCCGGTAACCGTCCTTGAAGCTGCCGGATCATCGGCCACAAAAGATGCGCTTGACGGAATGTCAGGAAAGGGTACCGTAGCAGACCTTTCGACTTCCATAACGAACGCCATGAGAATGCTGTCCAACGAAGGTGGCAGAATCATTGTGATTTCGGATTTCACCAACTGGGAAGGAGAAGACCCTGTAGCTGCAAAGAGGCTTGCTGAATCCTACGGAATGAAGGTTAGTTTCGTCAGGGTAGGAACAACCACTGATAATGTGGGAATAATCCAGGGCTGGCTCGAGGCTGAGGAGAACAGCTACACTTACAACTGTGTTGTGAAGAACTACATGGAGACCACACAGAAAGTGAACATTGAGATCGAGACGTCCGGAAGTGAAACAAAGAAACGCCTCACACTTGACGTAGGTCCGTTCTCGACAAGTCAGTTCAAGGTGGAAAATCTAGGACCAGGAGTTACAGAGCTCAGGATAACCAGGGATGACAGTCTTATGACCGACAATACGGCTTACATATCCATCCCTTCGAACATTCAGAACGAACTGCTCCTTGTGACCGATGTGAAGAACTCACCGGCTGCAGTCTCACTTTCATTACTTCCGAACATAAGGGCAACCCAGTCCAATAATGTACCTGCAGACCTCAGTGACTACAAGGTCATCGTGATCGATACACATCAAAGGGCACTGACAACCGAAGAGGTTGCCACACTTGACACATTCATAAATAATGGCGGAGAAGCTTTATTCCTCGCATCCTCAGCCCTTGACCCGGCAGCTGCGAACTTTGATCTGCTCAAGATCCTTCCTGTAAAACCAATTGCCACCATGGAAAGCAACAACGGTGAAACGCTGAAGGTTGCACAGGAAACAAGACTTACAGATGATGTGAAATTCGAGGATATCGCGGTCTACACTTATCTTAATGCCACCCTCAGGGCAGATGCGGTCTCACTTGTGAACACCGATTCAGATATCCCGATGCTTGCCTACTGGAGCGTGGGTGGCGGAACAGTGATGTATCTTGGCCTGAGCGATGAGCTAGGTGAAGATGCATGGAACAATTTCCACAACCTGCCTGAGTATCCAGTCCTCTGGGCAAAGCTGATCGCATGGCTTGGCGGAGCGGGAGATATAGGTGACTACAACCTCCAGACCGGTGCTATTTCCGCACTTCCGAACGAAATGGATGTTTCCACACCTTCCGGAACCGTAACAACAAGCAGGTTGCTCTATGATGAAGCAGGCATCTACGAGGTCTCAGGAAAGGATATCGCTGTAAATCTCTATGATGATATGGAATCAGACACGACCATCGATTCATCCGGCGTTCTGGAACGTGCCACAGCACAGGATGGTTCCCAGATCGTCAGGGAAAGCACCTACACTGCCAAGAATTACATTGACATCTATCTCATCATACTTGCCATGCTGCTGGTGATAATTGAGATACTTATAATCAGAAGCCGGGGTGAGCTATAA